A stretch of Henckelia pumila isolate YLH828 chromosome 4, ASM3356847v2, whole genome shotgun sequence DNA encodes these proteins:
- the LOC140859881 gene encoding probable E3 ubiquitin-protein ligase RHG1A isoform X2 — translation MRLVERDNVMATSYLKHILEALLAFESQCFSLLKTKVVDIVTPRYPDISKLLGEKKLALMQGQRNSMSTVPENLSFDRGFTATDTSIDPQMSWNSIHNVSYLRDPNVSYLRDGRHEGQSGEWGVGQTSASAAQNQGEQNQRKTDHAWSVLSRATHTLEEPQHRPSNDFSTDVVRMDSNENNAPDGFILLNNLSSGTLTRDLNMSPEYGEHEDDDCQIIEHPNTYISIGSSSEQRVSTGGSSDSFGVPSGRGGYATRDTETRAVSLDGRRISGKRKLFEVTGQSSGAGSSSFNPHAERSQWHYMPTNPISASNSTISAQAENEVVNNDRSQPSYPTFRIGVGEAVSASPFSLTAPGTPGSSHRHFRLRVNGSHQQDPMPGSPYPTDASVGNFDVSSSRRSSRLVLRNRFLDLNPAPEADIGSARGQSDLLHVPSVRLNPQPLLNGASSSRTSRSHASALPGQRDAVLYEEPMQRHIPRNISEHPVFLPASERRSSQHPTNWNFAIGNNSTAGNVSSTSLVGSSSRVNSAAPSWAQRSYPQYSRRLSELVRRSLISSTGTDSGGPTSNPAAQPGSSSMSQENAFTENHMSNSRSTFFERHVDGAFGLPYPLRNLASSSEGRGAVMSEIRRVLDLMRRGEGLRLEDVMLLDHSVFFGMADIHDRHRDMRLDVDNMSYEELLALEERIGNVCTGLTEENISSLLKTRRHVDIRAENSVETEPCSICREEYNEGEGIGTLECGHDFHQECIKQWLMQKNLCPICKTTGLTTK, via the exons ATGAGactagttgaaagagataacgTTATGGCGACGTCTTATTTAAAGCACATATTGGAGGCTTTATTGGCTTTTGAATCCCAGTGTTTTA GTTTGCTGAAGACCAAAGTAGTAGATATTGTCACACCAAGATATCCAGATATCTCTAAGCTTTTGGGGGAAAAAAAATTAGCCCTAATGCAAGGGCAAAGGAATTCTATGAGTACCGTGCCTGAAAATTTAAGCTTCGATCGTGGCTTTACAGCTACTGATACCAGCATAGATCCTCAAATGTCATGGAATAGTATTCATAACGTTTCTTATCTCCGTGATCCCAACGTTTCATATCTCCGTGATGGAAGGCATGAGGGGCAGAGTGGTGAGTGGGGTGTTGGTCAAACTAGTGCAAGTGCTGCTCAAAATCAAGGTGAGCAAAACCAGAGAAAGACAGACCATGCATGGAGTGTTCTCTCCCGAGCCACTCATACCTTGGAAGAACCTCAACACCGACCATCCAATGATTTTTCAACTGATGTTGTCAGGATGGATTCGAATGAGAATAATGCACCAGATGGGTTTATTCTTTTGAACAATTTGAGCTCGGGTACGCTTACTCGGGATCTTAATATGAGTCCAGAGTATGGAGAACATGAGGATGATGACTGTCAGATAATTGAGCATCCCAATACCTACATATCTATTGGATCATCAAGTGAGCAGAGAGTATCTACTGGTGGTTCATCTGATTCTTTTGGTGTTCCTTCTGGACGTGGTGGATATGCGACAAGGGACACTGAAACCAGGGCAGTTTCTTTGGATGGTCGGCGTATATCAGGCAAGAGAAAATTATTTGAAGTAACTGGACAGTCTTCTGGAGCTGGAAGTTCGAGTTTTAATCCCCATGCTGAAAGAAGTCAATGGCATTATATGCCGACCAATCCGATTTCTGCAAGCAACAGTACTATCTCAGCACAAGCTGAGAATGAGGTTGTAAACAACGATAGGTCGCAGCCCTCATATCCTACTTTTAGGATTGGTGTTGGAGAAGCTGTTTCTGCGAGTCCTTTTTCTTTGACCGCCCCTGGAACTCCTGGAAGTTCCCACAGACATTTCCGCTTGCGTGTAAATGGTTCACACCAGCAAGATCCTATGCCTGGCAGTCCATATCCAACAGACGCTAGCGTTGGAAATTTTGATGTTTCATCTTCTAGACGATCATCAAGATTAGTTCTTCGTAACCGATTTCTGGACTTGAATCCAGCCCCTGAAGCAGACATTGGAAGTGCTCGTGGACAGTCAGATCTTTTGCATGTTCCATCTGTGCGTCTAAATCCTCAGCCATTGTTGAATGGAGCATCCAGCTCAAGAACTAGCAGGTCACATGCTTCTGCTCTTCCTGGACAGAGGGATGCTGTGCTTTATGAAGAACCCATGCAAAGACATATTCCCAGAAACATCTCAGAACATCCCGTATTTCTTCCCGCTAGCGAGAGGAGAAGTTCTCAGCATCCTACAAATTGGAACTTCGCTATTGGGAATAACAGTACTGCTGGAAATGTATCATCTACTTCTCTAGTGGGATCTTCTTCAAGGGTCAATTCAGCTGCACCTTCTTGGGCACAGCGGAGTTATCCTCAATATTCACGGAGACTGTCGGAACTTGTCCGAAGATCTCTGATATCCTCGACAGGTACTGATTCTGGAGGACCAACCAGTAACCCTGCTGCCCAACCCGGTTCTTCTTCTATGTCACAGGAAAATGCATTTACCGAAAATCATATGTCTAACTCAAGGTCTACATTTTTTGAGAGGCATGTTGATGGTGCATTTGGATTACCGTATCCACTGCGAAATTTGGCTTCTTCTAGCGAAGGAAGAGGCGCTGTGATGTCTGAG ATTCGTCGTGTATTGGATCTTATGAGAAGGGGAGAGGGTTTGAGGCTTGAG GACGTAATGCTCCTTGATCATTCAGTTTTCTTTGGCATGGCTGATATTCATGATCGTCACAGGGATATGCGGTTGGATGTAGATAATATGTCGTACGag GAGTTGTTGGCTCTCGAGGAACGGATTGGTAACGTGTGCACTGGATTAACCGAAGAAAACATAAGCTCCCTCTTGAAAACACGTAGGCATGTCGACATCAGAGCCGAAAATTCAGTCGAGACTGAGCCTTGCAGTATATGTCGA GAGGAATATAATGAAGGAGAAGGGATTGGAACGCTGGAGTGTGGCCATGATTTTCACCAAGAATGTATCAAACAGTGGCTGATGCAAAAGAATCTATGCCCCATTTGCAAAACCACTGGACTTACGACAAAGTGA
- the LOC140859881 gene encoding probable E3 ubiquitin-protein ligase RHG1A isoform X1, which translates to MRLVERDNVMATSYLKHILEALLAFESQCFSLLKTKVVDIVTPRYPDISKLLGEKKLALMQGQRNSMSTVPENLSFDRGFTATDTSIDPQMSWNSIHNVSYLRDPNVSYLRDGRHEGQSGEWGVGQTSASAAQNQGEQNQRKTDHAWSVLSRATHTLEEPQHRPSNDFSTDVVRMDSNENNAPDGFILLNNLSSGTLTRDLNMSPEYGEHEDDDCQIIEHPNTYISIGSSSEQRVSTGGSSDSFGVPSGRGGYATRDTETRAVSLDGRRISGKRKLFEVTGQSSGAGSSSFNPHAERSQWHYMPTNPISASNSTISAQAENEVVNNDRSQPSYPTFRIGVGEAVSASPFSLTAPGTPGSSHRHFRLRVNGSHQQDPMPGSPYPTDASVGNFDVSSSRRSSRLVLRNRFLDLNPAPEADIGSARGQSDLLHVPSVRLNPQPLLNGASSSRTSRSHASALPGQRDAVLYEEPMQRHIPRNISEHPVFLPASERRSSQHPTNWNFAIGNNSTAGNVSSTSLVGSSSRVNSAAPSWAQRSYPQYSRRLSELVRRSLISSTGTDSGGPTSNPAAQPGSSSMSQENAFTENHMSNSRSTFFERHVDGAFGLPYPLRNLASSSEGRGAVMSEQIRRVLDLMRRGEGLRLEDVMLLDHSVFFGMADIHDRHRDMRLDVDNMSYEELLALEERIGNVCTGLTEENISSLLKTRRHVDIRAENSVETEPCSICREEYNEGEGIGTLECGHDFHQECIKQWLMQKNLCPICKTTGLTTK; encoded by the exons ATGAGactagttgaaagagataacgTTATGGCGACGTCTTATTTAAAGCACATATTGGAGGCTTTATTGGCTTTTGAATCCCAGTGTTTTA GTTTGCTGAAGACCAAAGTAGTAGATATTGTCACACCAAGATATCCAGATATCTCTAAGCTTTTGGGGGAAAAAAAATTAGCCCTAATGCAAGGGCAAAGGAATTCTATGAGTACCGTGCCTGAAAATTTAAGCTTCGATCGTGGCTTTACAGCTACTGATACCAGCATAGATCCTCAAATGTCATGGAATAGTATTCATAACGTTTCTTATCTCCGTGATCCCAACGTTTCATATCTCCGTGATGGAAGGCATGAGGGGCAGAGTGGTGAGTGGGGTGTTGGTCAAACTAGTGCAAGTGCTGCTCAAAATCAAGGTGAGCAAAACCAGAGAAAGACAGACCATGCATGGAGTGTTCTCTCCCGAGCCACTCATACCTTGGAAGAACCTCAACACCGACCATCCAATGATTTTTCAACTGATGTTGTCAGGATGGATTCGAATGAGAATAATGCACCAGATGGGTTTATTCTTTTGAACAATTTGAGCTCGGGTACGCTTACTCGGGATCTTAATATGAGTCCAGAGTATGGAGAACATGAGGATGATGACTGTCAGATAATTGAGCATCCCAATACCTACATATCTATTGGATCATCAAGTGAGCAGAGAGTATCTACTGGTGGTTCATCTGATTCTTTTGGTGTTCCTTCTGGACGTGGTGGATATGCGACAAGGGACACTGAAACCAGGGCAGTTTCTTTGGATGGTCGGCGTATATCAGGCAAGAGAAAATTATTTGAAGTAACTGGACAGTCTTCTGGAGCTGGAAGTTCGAGTTTTAATCCCCATGCTGAAAGAAGTCAATGGCATTATATGCCGACCAATCCGATTTCTGCAAGCAACAGTACTATCTCAGCACAAGCTGAGAATGAGGTTGTAAACAACGATAGGTCGCAGCCCTCATATCCTACTTTTAGGATTGGTGTTGGAGAAGCTGTTTCTGCGAGTCCTTTTTCTTTGACCGCCCCTGGAACTCCTGGAAGTTCCCACAGACATTTCCGCTTGCGTGTAAATGGTTCACACCAGCAAGATCCTATGCCTGGCAGTCCATATCCAACAGACGCTAGCGTTGGAAATTTTGATGTTTCATCTTCTAGACGATCATCAAGATTAGTTCTTCGTAACCGATTTCTGGACTTGAATCCAGCCCCTGAAGCAGACATTGGAAGTGCTCGTGGACAGTCAGATCTTTTGCATGTTCCATCTGTGCGTCTAAATCCTCAGCCATTGTTGAATGGAGCATCCAGCTCAAGAACTAGCAGGTCACATGCTTCTGCTCTTCCTGGACAGAGGGATGCTGTGCTTTATGAAGAACCCATGCAAAGACATATTCCCAGAAACATCTCAGAACATCCCGTATTTCTTCCCGCTAGCGAGAGGAGAAGTTCTCAGCATCCTACAAATTGGAACTTCGCTATTGGGAATAACAGTACTGCTGGAAATGTATCATCTACTTCTCTAGTGGGATCTTCTTCAAGGGTCAATTCAGCTGCACCTTCTTGGGCACAGCGGAGTTATCCTCAATATTCACGGAGACTGTCGGAACTTGTCCGAAGATCTCTGATATCCTCGACAGGTACTGATTCTGGAGGACCAACCAGTAACCCTGCTGCCCAACCCGGTTCTTCTTCTATGTCACAGGAAAATGCATTTACCGAAAATCATATGTCTAACTCAAGGTCTACATTTTTTGAGAGGCATGTTGATGGTGCATTTGGATTACCGTATCCACTGCGAAATTTGGCTTCTTCTAGCGAAGGAAGAGGCGCTGTGATGTCTGAG cAGATTCGTCGTGTATTGGATCTTATGAGAAGGGGAGAGGGTTTGAGGCTTGAG GACGTAATGCTCCTTGATCATTCAGTTTTCTTTGGCATGGCTGATATTCATGATCGTCACAGGGATATGCGGTTGGATGTAGATAATATGTCGTACGag GAGTTGTTGGCTCTCGAGGAACGGATTGGTAACGTGTGCACTGGATTAACCGAAGAAAACATAAGCTCCCTCTTGAAAACACGTAGGCATGTCGACATCAGAGCCGAAAATTCAGTCGAGACTGAGCCTTGCAGTATATGTCGA GAGGAATATAATGAAGGAGAAGGGATTGGAACGCTGGAGTGTGGCCATGATTTTCACCAAGAATGTATCAAACAGTGGCTGATGCAAAAGAATCTATGCCCCATTTGCAAAACCACTGGACTTACGACAAAGTGA
- the LOC140859881 gene encoding probable E3 ubiquitin-protein ligase RHG1A isoform X3 yields the protein MQGQRNSMSTVPENLSFDRGFTATDTSIDPQMSWNSIHNVSYLRDPNVSYLRDGRHEGQSGEWGVGQTSASAAQNQGEQNQRKTDHAWSVLSRATHTLEEPQHRPSNDFSTDVVRMDSNENNAPDGFILLNNLSSGTLTRDLNMSPEYGEHEDDDCQIIEHPNTYISIGSSSEQRVSTGGSSDSFGVPSGRGGYATRDTETRAVSLDGRRISGKRKLFEVTGQSSGAGSSSFNPHAERSQWHYMPTNPISASNSTISAQAENEVVNNDRSQPSYPTFRIGVGEAVSASPFSLTAPGTPGSSHRHFRLRVNGSHQQDPMPGSPYPTDASVGNFDVSSSRRSSRLVLRNRFLDLNPAPEADIGSARGQSDLLHVPSVRLNPQPLLNGASSSRTSRSHASALPGQRDAVLYEEPMQRHIPRNISEHPVFLPASERRSSQHPTNWNFAIGNNSTAGNVSSTSLVGSSSRVNSAAPSWAQRSYPQYSRRLSELVRRSLISSTGTDSGGPTSNPAAQPGSSSMSQENAFTENHMSNSRSTFFERHVDGAFGLPYPLRNLASSSEGRGAVMSEQIRRVLDLMRRGEGLRLEDVMLLDHSVFFGMADIHDRHRDMRLDVDNMSYEELLALEERIGNVCTGLTEENISSLLKTRRHVDIRAENSVETEPCSICREEYNEGEGIGTLECGHDFHQECIKQWLMQKNLCPICKTTGLTTK from the exons ATGCAAGGGCAAAGGAATTCTATGAGTACCGTGCCTGAAAATTTAAGCTTCGATCGTGGCTTTACAGCTACTGATACCAGCATAGATCCTCAAATGTCATGGAATAGTATTCATAACGTTTCTTATCTCCGTGATCCCAACGTTTCATATCTCCGTGATGGAAGGCATGAGGGGCAGAGTGGTGAGTGGGGTGTTGGTCAAACTAGTGCAAGTGCTGCTCAAAATCAAGGTGAGCAAAACCAGAGAAAGACAGACCATGCATGGAGTGTTCTCTCCCGAGCCACTCATACCTTGGAAGAACCTCAACACCGACCATCCAATGATTTTTCAACTGATGTTGTCAGGATGGATTCGAATGAGAATAATGCACCAGATGGGTTTATTCTTTTGAACAATTTGAGCTCGGGTACGCTTACTCGGGATCTTAATATGAGTCCAGAGTATGGAGAACATGAGGATGATGACTGTCAGATAATTGAGCATCCCAATACCTACATATCTATTGGATCATCAAGTGAGCAGAGAGTATCTACTGGTGGTTCATCTGATTCTTTTGGTGTTCCTTCTGGACGTGGTGGATATGCGACAAGGGACACTGAAACCAGGGCAGTTTCTTTGGATGGTCGGCGTATATCAGGCAAGAGAAAATTATTTGAAGTAACTGGACAGTCTTCTGGAGCTGGAAGTTCGAGTTTTAATCCCCATGCTGAAAGAAGTCAATGGCATTATATGCCGACCAATCCGATTTCTGCAAGCAACAGTACTATCTCAGCACAAGCTGAGAATGAGGTTGTAAACAACGATAGGTCGCAGCCCTCATATCCTACTTTTAGGATTGGTGTTGGAGAAGCTGTTTCTGCGAGTCCTTTTTCTTTGACCGCCCCTGGAACTCCTGGAAGTTCCCACAGACATTTCCGCTTGCGTGTAAATGGTTCACACCAGCAAGATCCTATGCCTGGCAGTCCATATCCAACAGACGCTAGCGTTGGAAATTTTGATGTTTCATCTTCTAGACGATCATCAAGATTAGTTCTTCGTAACCGATTTCTGGACTTGAATCCAGCCCCTGAAGCAGACATTGGAAGTGCTCGTGGACAGTCAGATCTTTTGCATGTTCCATCTGTGCGTCTAAATCCTCAGCCATTGTTGAATGGAGCATCCAGCTCAAGAACTAGCAGGTCACATGCTTCTGCTCTTCCTGGACAGAGGGATGCTGTGCTTTATGAAGAACCCATGCAAAGACATATTCCCAGAAACATCTCAGAACATCCCGTATTTCTTCCCGCTAGCGAGAGGAGAAGTTCTCAGCATCCTACAAATTGGAACTTCGCTATTGGGAATAACAGTACTGCTGGAAATGTATCATCTACTTCTCTAGTGGGATCTTCTTCAAGGGTCAATTCAGCTGCACCTTCTTGGGCACAGCGGAGTTATCCTCAATATTCACGGAGACTGTCGGAACTTGTCCGAAGATCTCTGATATCCTCGACAGGTACTGATTCTGGAGGACCAACCAGTAACCCTGCTGCCCAACCCGGTTCTTCTTCTATGTCACAGGAAAATGCATTTACCGAAAATCATATGTCTAACTCAAGGTCTACATTTTTTGAGAGGCATGTTGATGGTGCATTTGGATTACCGTATCCACTGCGAAATTTGGCTTCTTCTAGCGAAGGAAGAGGCGCTGTGATGTCTGAG cAGATTCGTCGTGTATTGGATCTTATGAGAAGGGGAGAGGGTTTGAGGCTTGAG GACGTAATGCTCCTTGATCATTCAGTTTTCTTTGGCATGGCTGATATTCATGATCGTCACAGGGATATGCGGTTGGATGTAGATAATATGTCGTACGag GAGTTGTTGGCTCTCGAGGAACGGATTGGTAACGTGTGCACTGGATTAACCGAAGAAAACATAAGCTCCCTCTTGAAAACACGTAGGCATGTCGACATCAGAGCCGAAAATTCAGTCGAGACTGAGCCTTGCAGTATATGTCGA GAGGAATATAATGAAGGAGAAGGGATTGGAACGCTGGAGTGTGGCCATGATTTTCACCAAGAATGTATCAAACAGTGGCTGATGCAAAAGAATCTATGCCCCATTTGCAAAACCACTGGACTTACGACAAAGTGA